ctattatttgttatatataagctttttttatttttttatttgagggaGTTATATAAGCTTATTATGAAACTGCGTGTGTATACATAATTCAGACCCATACTTATTTCATCATAATCCAACGAGTTCCTTTTTTGCTATATGTATTACAAGAAACAGTGGGCCGGATATTGGGCTTAATTGGAATTGTTCCGGGCTGAACTCTTCAAAAACGACCCACTTTTTGTGATTTCACGAAGAGGCTTATTAGTAAATCTGACCACGTTGTAAACCCAGGCTCCCGCCACCGCACCAGTTGTTGGGCCCACTAAGTAGATCCAAATGCCGTCGAACTTGTTCGACACTATTGCGGGCCCTAAACTCCTTGCTGGATTCATCGACGCTCCCGATATCGGCCTGCAAAGCCCAATCcatatttttcaattaaactgcCCTAATTTCGTTTTATTGCAAAGTAAGATATTGTACATTCTGTCTCAATTATTACCATATCTGAGGCCATGTGCTCAAATCTCATATCTTGAATATCGACATTAACTAATGTGTCGTGCCATAAATGAGATGTGTATAGAAGTCATATTATTGGAAATTGGAATCGAGAAAAAATACTACTATGAAGAGATTATTACTTCGAATTTTACATTAAAGGTGCGTTTACTTTAGTtgtgaaaattttattgaaaaatgatgaatacaAAAGTaggagaaaatattatatttttctccttttttatcatgtgtttactagagatgaaaaaatattttttacatCACTACTTAaagataataatataatattatccaacattggagagaaaatgagtgaaaaaaaCTGCCCGAGAAATTATTTCACTCTGTCCGGATAAATTTtctatcataataaataaatagtatGTAAATATGGTGaagaaaaaatagtgaaaaaatattttttttttctcttattttccatcaaaataaacgcaccatagaaaaaaaaaatatcttaaagtggctattcaataattatataaatctAAAGTGTCTATTAGATAATTATATACGGAGTAGTAATGAAGAGTTTACGTACCCAGCAAACATCACATTTAGCAATATAACCGATCCAACAGCCAAGCCAGCAAGTTCTCCAATCTGCACCAGTAAATTTAATCACAACTATGAAATCATTTATGTTCATGTCGCTTTCACCATCgatgaaattaagaaaaataaatgtcACAGCTCTCCGTTTCATTAACGATAATTAAGGGTCCAAATCGTTAGCCTTAAATAACCGTTTATGTCAATATACAGGTGGACCAATCATCTTAGTTTTCCAACCTAACTAAGCCAACCCTACCCTGTCTTTCCCAATTAATTTATTGaccaataattaattagttaatcaCTAAATTAATTAGGTATAGGGTTAGAATAATTACAGCTCTATTGTCGGTGGCGACGCCGGAAATGACGAACATGAGGTAGAATGTGATAATAAATTCTACAACCAACGACTGTATGTGGGTGCCGGTGGGTAGGGTTCCGGTGAAGTGATCGTGTGGCCCACTGAATAATAATCGTAGGGTTCCGGCAGCCAAGGTTGCTCCAACAACTTGAGCGGCTATATATGCTGGTACCTACAAGAatgttcatcatatatatattaaatttcaatttaCTTGTACGTTTCATATGATATGTGACcttgtatttaattaattatttgaccTGTGCACATATATTATTCATGGAcgtaaatgaaaatgaaaaaaatctgGCAAATCAGAGAATATCTACCAGTTTAGCAGAGACGCAATGCGTGATATATACATGTTCATATATGatgtaacaaaaataaaagacgtacaaacataaaattaaacacCATAATTGTCGAGTCTTGTGGGGATAAGAATTATACTCCATATGGTCGTGATGGTGgaccataataataattagtattaattattaaagaaagtcgTAATCAGATAAGTACATTTATTGCTAGACTTTAAATTTACAACCTCCTATTAATTCTTGCGCCATAAATTTAGCTGCCTAAACTAGACAACATTAAGGCATTACTTACCTACAGCTAAGCAGTAGTTTTATTTGGTAATATTTGGTTTGACTTCGAGAAAATACAGACAAGAAAATATGGCAAcgggaataataataataataataataataataataataataataattattattattattattattattattattattattattattattattattattatttacatgCGATGACAttattatagatatatatggataagtatacatttatatatgtttATTGATATAGTAAAAGATATTGCGGTGGCAGCAGCAATATAAGATCAACGTGTGTATTATAGTGTGAAAAGAAGAATTCAGTGAGCCCGTCGACAAAAACCAAATTATATATGCTTTCTtgtctatatatacatatacatactaGGAGTCAACCGAAAATGTGGTTAATTTGGAATGAAAATATGGGCATACTaggaaatttacttatatatttgcATTTCCAATGATTTCTCAATCAGCCTaagcttatgggacggagggagtatttcatcCATCATCGTAAAATGTATCCACGTCCCACTTTATTACGAGTTaaaaaatttatcaaaattagACTGGATATATTATATGAGGACgaacgaaaataataaattgaatatattttatgaggacgaagggagtacctGTTTCCAAGAGAACCTCTTGCAGGAGGCGAAAGCAATGGTGACGGCGGGGTTGAAGTGGGCGCCGGAGATGTGGCCGACGGAGTAAACCATGACCATCACCACCAGGCCCCACACTATGGCTATTCCGGGCAGCGTTATCACCTTCTCCTTGTCGGCGTTCACCGCCACCGCGCCGCAACCGGCGAATATCAAGAAGAATGTCCCCAGCGTCTCCGCTATTATCTGCGCCGCAatttcaaacaaaataaatactaaGACATCATCACATGGAAAGATCATTATGGTGGGCCGGAAAATCATGGAATTTAATTAATAacctatatatattttccaaattaaattaaaactgcaaattatatatataccttTTGTATGAAGGGGACAGTGAGAGA
The genomic region above belongs to Salvia miltiorrhiza cultivar Shanhuang (shh) chromosome 5, IMPLAD_Smil_shh, whole genome shotgun sequence and contains:
- the LOC130985311 gene encoding aquaporin NIP1-1-like; its protein translation is MAEILSGANGNHGVAVHIKDDDDFNRSSPDSDAQTSTGCCSLTVPFIQKIIAETLGTFFLIFAGCGAVAVNADKEKVITLPGIAIVWGLVVMVMVYSVGHISGAHFNPAVTIAFASCKRFSWKQVPAYIAAQVVGATLAAGTLRLLFSGPHDHFTGTLPTGTHIQSLVVEFIITFYLMFVISGVATDNRAIGELAGLAVGSVILLNVMFAGPISGASMNPARSLGPAIVSNKFDGIWIYLVGPTTGAVAGAWVYNVVRFTNKPLREITKSGSFLKSSARNNSN